From Coffea arabica cultivar ET-39 chromosome 10e, Coffea Arabica ET-39 HiFi, whole genome shotgun sequence, one genomic window encodes:
- the LOC113712768 gene encoding uncharacterized protein: protein MERSEPALVPEWLRCTGNVGGGSPSSHHFSSSSLHSDVSSSSAWNRCSRSNSDKDSQRSPFLERNHSSNCRRSSGNNGSAKHPYSSFNRSHRDRNREKDKDRSTVGDFWDRDSSDPLESILTSVEKSSLRRSQSLVSRRTVELLPRKSEELKNGMNLNQYIANGSHLGGSNISGVHKVAFEKDFPSLGNEEKQGGSSIGRLSSPALSTAVQSLPVVNSGLLGGEKWTSALAEVPSVIGSNSIGNLSAQQSAIATPSASSTAMAGLNMAEALSQAPPRARLTPQVPDKTQRLEELAIKQSRQLIPMTPSMPKALVSSSSDKSKQPKAAARVNEMVVTPRNMQQQQQQPIYSPQLPNQSRAGQVRSDASNASHAGKFLVLKAAKENGANSNAKDASSPTNNSIRKVAVSQIPLSAITPIALTSPTNPKASTLDKKAAALSLNSRPTAEKKFSLSQAQSRSDFFNLMRKKTLRNTSSAISDSVSVISSPCAVKSEENSTEANSAPISPLVNENGSQMITDGDSHSSGDQVQSFVDAGERNLYLNGALYPDEEEAAFLRSLGWEENGEDVEITDEEIVAFYEEYQKFVPSLKVWRGIQPKCSMLSESHSSNSVAASSESGSVASEYEA from the exons ATGGAAAGAAGTGAACCTGCATTAGTTCCAGAATGGTTGAGATGTACAGGAAATGTTGGTGGTGGCAGCCCTTCAAGCCAccatttttcatcttcttctttgCACTCAG ATGTTTCTTCGTCCTCAGCATGGAATAGATGTTCTAGAAGCAACAGTGATAAGGATAGTCAGCGGTCTCCTTTTCTGGAACGTAATCATTCATCTAATTGTAGGCGTAGTTCAGGAAATAATGGTTCTGCAAAGCATCCATACAGCAGTTTTAATAGAAGTCACCGGGATAGAAACCGTGAAAAAGATAAAGACAGGTCCACTGTTGGGGATTTCTGGGATCGAGATTCTTCTGATCCTTTGGAGAGTATTTTAACAAGTGTTGAAAAGAGTTCCTTGAGACGCTCTCAGTCATTAGTGTCCAGGAGAACAGTTGAATTGTTACCCCGTAAGTCAGAGGAATTGAAAAATGGCATGAACCTGAATCAGTATATTGCAAATGGCAGTCATCTGGGGGGAAGTAATATAAGCGGTGTTCATAAGGTTGCATTCGAAAAGGATTTTCCTTCTCTTGGAAATGAAGAAAAGCAGGGAGGATCTAGTATTGGGAGGCTATCTTCACCTGCTCTTAGTACAGCTGTTCAGAGTCTTCCTGTAGTTAACTCAGGGTTGCTTGGTGGTGAGAAATGGACTTCTGCCTTGGCGGAGGTGCCCTCTGTAATTGGCAGCAACAGCATTGGGAACTTAAGTGCTCAGCAAAGTGCTATTGCAACTCCGTCTGCTTCTTCAACTGCAATGGCTGGCCTTAACATGGCTGAGGCGTTATCACAGGCTCCACCGCGTGCACGCCTCACTCCCCAA GTACCTGATAAGACACAGAGGTTAGAAGAATTAGCCATAAAGCAGTCTCGGCAACTAATTCCTATGACACCATCGATGCCCAAAGCCTTG GTTTCCAGTTCTTCAGACAAATCAAAGCAACCAAAAGCTGCAGCAAGAGTAAATGAGATGGTCGTTACTCCTAGGAATATGCAGCAACAGCAGCAGCAACCAATCTATTCACCTCAACTTCCTAATCAATCTCGTGCTGGCCAAGTCAGGTCTGATGCTTCAAATGCCTCTCATGCTGGAAAGTTTCTGGTTCTGAAGGCTGCAAAGGAGAATGGTGCCAACTCTAATGCTAAGGACGCTTCTAGTCCAACTAACAATTCCATTAGAAAGGTGGCAGTAAGCCAGATTCCACTATCTGCAATAACTCCAATTGCTCTGACAAGCCCTACTAATCCAAAGGCTTCCACTCTTGACAAGAAGGCAGCTGCATTGTCTCTGAATTCGAGACCTACCGCAGAGAAGAAATTTTCCTTGTCTCAAGCACAGAGTAGGAGTGATTTTTTTAACCTCATGAGGAAGAAGACCTTGCGTAATACTTCTTCTGCCATCTCGGATTCAGTTTCTGTCATTTCATCTCCTTGTGCTGTTAAGTCTGAGGAAAATAGTACAGAAGCTAATAGTGCTCCAATAAGTCCTCTTGTTAATGAGAATGGGAGTCAGATGATCACTGACGGTGATAGTCACAGCTCTGGTGATCAGGTGCAAAGTTTTGTGGATGCTGGAGAGAGAAATTTGTATCTTAATGGAGCACTCTATCCAGATGAAGAAGAGGCTGCATTCCTTCGTTCACTTGGGTGGGAGGAAAATGGGGAAGATGTGGAAATTACAGACGAGGAGATCGTTGCCTTTTATGAGGAG TACCAGAAATTCGTGCCATCTTTAAAAGTTTGGAGAGGCATTCAGCCAAAATGCTCGATGCTGTCTGAATCTCACTCTTCTAACTCAGTTGCTGCCTCTTCTGAATCTGGCTCTGTTGCTTCAGAATATGAAGCTTGA